Proteins co-encoded in one Acidaminococcales bacterium genomic window:
- the rbfA gene encoding 30S ribosome-binding factor RbfA: MVRVRVEKVQEMIRQEVSKIILNDLKDPRVKLATVTAVEMTNDLRAAKIYISLYGGDEEKERSLAGLNRAMGFIRSEIGRRIKLRAIPELHLCIDKSLEYSEHIQGILAKINN; encoded by the coding sequence ATGGTACGGGTACGAGTGGAAAAAGTTCAGGAAATGATCAGGCAGGAAGTAAGCAAGATAATTTTGAACGACCTGAAAGATCCCCGTGTCAAATTGGCTACAGTAACCGCAGTGGAAATGACAAACGATTTGCGCGCGGCAAAGATATATATAAGCCTTTATGGCGGCGACGAGGAAAAGGAAAGATCTTTGGCCGGCCTGAACAGGGCCATGGGGTTTATACGGTCGGAAATAGGGCGGAGGATAAAACTTAGGGCTATTCCCGAATTGCATTTGTGCATTGATAAATCTTTGGAGTACAGCGAGCATATACAGGGAATTTTAGCTAAAATAAACAACTGA
- the infB gene encoding translation initiation factor IF-2 yields MPNSKYRVFELAKEFGTQSKVILDILARNNMPVKNHMSSVDENGKELIVRTFARKADVPVVAAPAAADKPPAAKPQKVSPEEKHGLGRSEAQQRKPADIKTPIRPAPPQHGAAAAPIARKAYVPAAQTPAGKKDREFFRPKTEQRNQQPIGGAANRQFADRPPAQAASGQGAPPRAPFAPKYRPEQQNRPRNNFAPQAKGTQAVPGRTPFGAQKQASEQAAQPQRKFDGPHVPGRRPPSEQTADTSARGTDSHKKPPYNDRRKNRHSEKKFPRGEHPESSKNLSGKPPRAGAFIMPPASAQKPSKIQIPEAISVKDFAAAMKREVPEIIKTLMRLGVLATINQEIDFDTATLAANEFKVEVLPLPPEQDPTELPEVEDDPKKRVHRAPVVTIMGHVDHGKTSLLDTIRKTNVTAREAGGITQHIGAYQVNYQGKKIVFLDTPGHEAFTSMRARGAKVTDIAILVVAADDGVMPQTVEAINHAKAAEVPIIVAINKMDKPNANPDRVKQQLSEQGILAEDWGGQSIMVPVSAHKNVGITDLLEMILLVAEMQELTANPGIPAQGTIIEAELDKGRGPVATVLVQKGTLRIGDSILAGTAYGKVRAMINERGESVKKAGPSTPVEVQGLSDVPMAGDILNVTDERIARSIADKRVAKKRLEDMAASSRIKDIKGWIDAIEKRKELNIVIKADVQGTIEALCQSLEGIKNEEVKVVLVHSGVGGINESDVMLASASNALIIGFNVRPDGNARKTAESEKVDIRTYRVIYDALNDVEAAIKGMLAPKYKEAVQGRVEIRQIITISKSLIAGCYVVEGKINRSCKVRILRDNVVVHEGELESLRRFKDDVREVMAGFECGLTIEKFRDVKEGDVIEAYIMEEVKPE; encoded by the coding sequence ATGCCTAATAGTAAGTATAGGGTGTTTGAACTGGCAAAAGAGTTCGGCACCCAGAGCAAAGTTATTTTGGATATACTGGCAAGGAACAATATGCCGGTAAAAAATCATATGAGCAGCGTTGACGAAAATGGCAAGGAATTGATAGTACGGACTTTCGCCCGCAAAGCCGATGTGCCGGTAGTTGCCGCGCCGGCGGCCGCAGACAAGCCGCCGGCGGCAAAACCGCAAAAAGTTTCGCCTGAAGAAAAGCATGGTTTGGGAAGAAGCGAAGCGCAGCAACGGAAACCTGCCGACATAAAAACGCCGATAAGGCCGGCGCCGCCGCAGCATGGCGCGGCGGCCGCCCCAATTGCCAGAAAAGCATACGTTCCGGCGGCGCAAACGCCGGCCGGCAAAAAAGACAGGGAATTTTTCCGGCCAAAGACGGAGCAAAGAAACCAGCAGCCTATAGGCGGGGCGGCAAATCGCCAATTTGCCGACAGGCCGCCGGCACAGGCGGCTTCCGGCCAAGGCGCGCCGCCGCGAGCTCCTTTTGCGCCTAAATATCGGCCGGAGCAGCAAAACCGGCCGCGCAATAATTTTGCCCCGCAAGCAAAGGGGACGCAGGCAGTGCCGGGCAGGACGCCTTTTGGCGCGCAAAAGCAAGCCTCTGAACAAGCGGCGCAACCGCAAAGGAAATTTGACGGTCCGCATGTTCCCGGACGGCGGCCGCCGTCCGAACAGACGGCTGACACATCGGCGCGCGGCACCGATAGCCATAAAAAGCCGCCTTATAATGACCGCCGAAAAAACAGACATTCCGAAAAGAAATTCCCGCGCGGCGAACATCCGGAAAGCAGCAAAAATCTCTCCGGAAAGCCGCCGCGCGCGGGCGCTTTTATCATGCCGCCGGCGAGCGCGCAGAAACCTTCAAAAATACAGATACCGGAAGCGATTTCCGTCAAAGATTTCGCTGCGGCCATGAAACGGGAAGTTCCCGAGATTATCAAAACGCTGATGCGGTTGGGCGTGCTGGCGACCATCAACCAGGAGATAGATTTCGATACGGCAACCCTTGCGGCCAACGAATTTAAAGTGGAAGTTTTGCCTTTGCCGCCGGAACAGGATCCGACTGAATTGCCGGAGGTAGAGGACGATCCGAAAAAACGCGTGCATAGGGCGCCGGTAGTTACGATTATGGGTCACGTCGATCACGGAAAAACATCATTGCTCGACACCATCCGCAAGACCAACGTTACCGCGCGGGAGGCCGGCGGCATCACTCAGCACATAGGCGCTTACCAAGTTAATTACCAGGGAAAGAAGATCGTATTTTTGGATACGCCCGGACACGAGGCTTTTACCTCCATGCGCGCCCGCGGGGCGAAGGTTACCGATATCGCCATTTTGGTGGTGGCCGCCGACGATGGCGTTATGCCGCAGACAGTTGAGGCGATAAATCACGCCAAAGCGGCCGAAGTGCCGATAATCGTCGCGATAAACAAAATGGACAAGCCGAACGCCAATCCGGACAGGGTAAAACAGCAGCTTTCCGAACAGGGCATTTTGGCGGAAGACTGGGGCGGCCAAAGCATAATGGTGCCTGTTTCGGCGCATAAGAATGTCGGCATAACCGATCTGCTGGAAATGATCCTGCTTGTAGCCGAAATGCAGGAACTTACAGCCAATCCGGGCATCCCGGCGCAAGGCACGATTATTGAGGCGGAGCTTGATAAAGGCCGTGGGCCGGTCGCCACGGTGTTGGTGCAAAAAGGTACCTTGCGCATCGGCGACAGTATCCTGGCCGGCACGGCCTACGGAAAAGTGCGGGCGATGATCAACGAACGCGGCGAAAGCGTAAAAAAGGCCGGACCTTCCACGCCGGTTGAAGTCCAGGGCCTTTCCGACGTGCCGATGGCCGGGGACATACTCAATGTTACGGACGAACGTATAGCGCGCAGCATAGCGGATAAACGCGTGGCGAAAAAACGGCTGGAGGACATGGCGGCGTCAAGCAGGATAAAAGATATCAAAGGCTGGATAGACGCCATAGAAAAACGCAAGGAACTCAATATAGTTATAAAGGCCGATGTCCAAGGCACGATTGAAGCTTTGTGCCAATCGCTGGAAGGGATAAAAAACGAAGAAGTAAAAGTTGTTTTAGTGCATTCCGGCGTGGGCGGGATAAACGAATCCGACGTTATGCTGGCTTCGGCCTCCAACGCTTTGATCATCGGATTCAATGTAAGGCCGGACGGCAACGCGCGCAAGACTGCCGAGAGCGAGAAAGTGGATATAAGGACCTACAGGGTTATTTACGATGCTTTAAATGATGTTGAAGCGGCCATCAAGGGGATGTTGGCGCCCAAATACAAAGAGGCCGTCCAAGGGCGGGTGGAGATAAGGCAGATAATCACCATATCCAAAAGCCTCATTGCCGGCTGTTACGTCGTGGAAGGGAAAATAAACCGTTCCTGTAAAGTGCGTATATTGCGCGACAATGTAGTCGTTCACGAAGGGGAGCTTGAATCCCTGCGCCGGTTTAAAGACGACGTCCGTGAAGTTATGGCCGGTTTTGAGTGCGGGCTTACAATTGAAAAGTTCCGTGATGTAAAAGAAGGCGATGTAATTGAGGCTTACATCATGGAAGAGGTAAAACCTGAATGA
- a CDS encoding ribosomal L7Ae/L30e/S12e/Gadd45 family protein has protein sequence MTARDKLGFALGMAQKAGKLASGDMAVRFSVKSGKAVLLLLAADISDNARKCFANLAVNVGLPVMTSGLDKHELGRAVGKGQRTAVAVLDKGFTKMIMESIRL, from the coding sequence ATGACCGCGCGGGATAAACTCGGCTTTGCGCTGGGCATGGCGCAAAAAGCTGGCAAACTGGCTTCCGGCGATATGGCCGTGCGTTTTTCCGTAAAGTCCGGTAAAGCGGTTTTGCTTTTATTGGCGGCGGACATTTCGGATAATGCCCGCAAGTGTTTTGCGAACTTGGCGGTCAATGTTGGCTTGCCTGTGATGACAAGCGGTTTGGACAAACATGAACTTGGGCGCGCCGTCGGAAAAGGGCAAAGGACGGCCGTGGCCGTCCTGGACAAAGGGTTTACAAAAATGATCATGGAAAGCATACGGTTATAA
- a CDS encoding YlxR family protein, whose amino-acid sequence MKVKKIPQRMCVGCQEMRNKRDMVRVVRTPEGEVLIDKTGKKSGRGAYVCMDAACIGRARKEKRLEKALEKAIGDELYQNLLLVIEK is encoded by the coding sequence ATGAAAGTGAAAAAAATCCCTCAGCGAATGTGCGTCGGCTGCCAGGAAATGAGAAACAAGCGCGATATGGTACGGGTGGTCAGGACTCCGGAAGGGGAAGTGCTCATTGACAAAACAGGCAAAAAGTCCGGGCGCGGGGCCTATGTTTGTATGGACGCGGCCTGCATTGGCAGAGCCCGTAAAGAAAAGCGGTTGGAAAAGGCGTTGGAGAAGGCCATTGGCGATGAGTTGTACCAAAATCTTCTTTTAGTGATAGAAAAATGA